CTGCGGGGATACCTCCGGGCGAAACAAGGCGGAGAGATAAAGATTCATGCCCCCGGGAGATACCCACTTTCGCCCAAGCCGTCCCCTACCCCCGGTCTGCGAATCGGAGACCACTACCGTTCCGTCCGCGTCTGAGCCTTCCGCTACGAGTTCACGCAGGACGTCATTTGTGGAACCTAACTCATTGAAAACAAAAAGCTGCTCGCCAACTTTTTCCGCCTGAAGATGTTTTCTTATTCTCGAAATTTCCATGCAGATAAAGCACCCCTTTTGCGCGATATTCAAGTATTATAGTCGGAACTCCCGCTCAAGAAAAAAACTCGGTTCCGTGAAACGACTTCTTTCGAAAAACCTTGCGATACCGTTTGCCGCCTACGGGGTGGTGATAGCGGCGATCATAATCTCAAGAGCCGCGATTGGCCGTGAGTACGCCCTTTTGCTCTCGGCGGGGTTCATGCTCTGGGTTCCGTTCCTGCTTGACCGCGGCGCGGTGGATGTTTTGAGGTTTGATCCGCGGGGACTGGTTCGGGGAGCGGTAATTTCTATTGCGGTGCTTTTCTCCTACCTGGTCTGCCTATATCTTTTTTCAGCCTACTTGGGAAAAACGGTCAAGTTCGTTGAACCGACGGCACTTTTCGTGCTCACGCACCTTGTAGTTATAGCGTTTCCCGAGGAGTTTTTCTTCAGGGGATACCTTCAGAGAACTCTCGGCGGCGGATGGGGTGCGATTATTGCGGCAAGCGTGCTTTTTGCCTTGGCGCATCTTCTCGTGATCTGCGTATTCTCCGGTGGGAGCTACTGCGCGCAGAACGTCCTCACCTTTTTCCCTTCGCTTGTCATGGGGTATCTGTACATGAGAACCGGAAACATCTGGTCAAGCGTCTTCTTTCACTTCGCCGCAAATATCGTTTACCTGTCTTTTAGGCTTGCTTAGTCAGAGTCTCCCTTAAGTCTGCAAGCCGTAGAATTCTCGAAATATCCTGCGGTTACAAGTATAGTTTTCAGATGAAACAGTTGCGGACCGGGCTCTCCCAGATCAACCCGAGCGTGGGGAACATAACCGGAAATACGAAGAAAATAACCAAAGTGATCGAGGCGGCGCGAGGTCTCGATATAGACATTTTGTGTTTCCCCGAGCTTTCCGTGACCGGCTATCCCCCCGAGGATCTCCTTCTTAAACCTGAGTTCATCGACGACAACATCCGGGCGCTTGACGAAATAAAGAAGTGCTGTCCGGACAACATGGTCGTCATAGTGGGCTTTGTCGATAAAAAGGATGACATATTCAACTCGGCAGCCGTAATCCAGAGAGGGGAGCTAATCGACGTATACCACAAACTCCGCCTTCCCAATTACGGAGTGTTCGACGAGAACCGCTATTTCCAGTCAGAAAGACGGTTTCCCGTTTACTCCATGGGAAAAATGACTTTCGGGGTCACGATCTGCGAGGACATATGGTATCCCGGAGAACCTATAAGAAGCCAGGTTCTGCTAGGAAACGCCCAGATCATATTCAACCTCTCGGCTTCACCCTACTACATGGGGAAACCTCTAGCTAGGGAAAGGATGCTCGCCACAAGGGCGGTTGACTACAACACAATAATAGCCTACTGCAACATGGTCGGCGGGCAGGACGAGCTTGTGTTTGATGGAAACAGCATGTTCATAGATGAAAAAGGCAACATCGTCGCCACTGCGCGACACTTTGAAGAAGACCTGCTGGTCTGCGACGTTAACACCGAAAGGGTTTACAAATCAAGGCTTAACACTCCGACCATAAGAAAGACAAGATACGAACTTTCCTTCGAGGAAAACCAGCTCGAAACATTCACGCTTAAGACTACGAAAACAAAGCGGAAAGTGAAAATCCCGGGGAAACAGACTGATCCTTCTGGAGATCCTCTAAAATGCGCCTTCTCGGCACTTGTTCTCGGCACCGGGGATTACATAAGAAAAAACGGCTTTGAAAAGGTGGTGATTGGGTTAAGCGGCGGGATAGATTCTTCGCTTACAACCGTCATTGCCACAGAAGCCGTCGGACCCTCAAAAGTCGTCGGAGTTTCCATGCCTTCAATGTACAGTTCCAAGGGAAGCGTCACTGATGCGAAAAAGCTCGCGCACAATCTCGGAATCGAACTTTTAAGCATTCCCATAGAAGACGTCTTCAGGTGCTACGAGGAAATGTTCGCCGAGTTTTTCTCCGGAATGGAGTCAGACGTAACGGAAGAGAACATCCAAGCGAGGATAAGAGGAAATATCCTCATGGCGCTTTCAAACAAGTTCGGGTGGCTCGTGCTTGCCACATCGAACAAAAGTGAACTCGCGGTCGGCTATTCTACCCTCTACGGCGATATGTCAGGGGGATTCGCGGTGATAAAGGACGTGCCCAAAACCATGGTTTACGAACTTTCCCATTATTACAACCGTCTTCGGGGAAAGCAGATAATACCAAAATCAGTAATTGAAAAACCCCCTTCAGCCGAACTTTGCCCCGACCAGAAAGACATCGACTCGCTTCCCGAATACGACACGCTCGACAGGATACTGAAAGCCTATGTGGAAGACGGCCTCGGGGTCGACGACATAGTAAAGCTCGGGGAGAAAAGAAGCGTCGTGCGGAGAGTAATCAGAATGGTTAACACCAACGAATACAAAAGAAGGCAGAGCGCTCCAGGGATAAAAATAACGTCCCTTGCCTTCGGAAAGGACCGTCGCTTCCCGATAACCAACCTCTACAAAAAATAAAGACTCCAGCATGATGAGTTTGCGGAGGTTCGGTGCCCGCTTGTTTACTGTTCAACTTGATTCATGAGGAGACGTACATCAGTGCATATGCCTACATGACGTAAATCCGTGTCGATTTTTTCAATAATTGATCGGCCCCTACAGTCAGCTTCCGCCATACCGGTCAATTTCAGAGCGAAAATCACAACCAGCCCCAATAGACTACTGCGGGTTCGGGTACAAAGAAGCAGCAGGGAGATTCAGAAAAAGTCCTGACTCTGACCCGGCTTTTAAAGAAACTCCTATTAGAAACAGGATCATCCAGTATTTATGATATAATGCGGAAAAATGCTTGGGCGAATTCAAAATTCACCTAACTCAGGCAAAAAGGAGAATATTATGAAAAGTTTAAGGCTAATGGTTTTTTTCTGTTCCGTGCTGGGGCTGCTCGGCGTTTTTTCCTACATGTTCCCGGCCTTTGCACATCAAGATGATCCTCATTCCCCTCCTTCACCTATACCTCTAACTTCAACCGCCTCGGATGTAACCGCGGACAGGTCAAATTTACCAACTTTTGTAGGACACGCGGCAGCTCATCTTGCGCGGGTCACGACCTTTGCAGAAGCAACCGAACTCGTTGACGAGTTCAGGAAGATTGGGGACTGGAATGACGGTTCCACATACCTTGTTCTTCTTACGGGCGGCGGCGGCGTACAAGCCCACATGGACAACAGGGAGCTTGAAGATGAGGACTGGTCCATGCTTGAAGACGACCGGGGGAACATGGTTGGAC
This genomic interval from Candidatus Dadabacteria bacterium contains the following:
- a CDS encoding CPBP family intramembrane metalloprotease, with protein sequence MKRLLSKNLAIPFAAYGVVIAAIIISRAAIGREYALLLSAGFMLWVPFLLDRGAVDVLRFDPRGLVRGAVISIAVLFSYLVCLYLFSAYLGKTVKFVEPTALFVLTHLVVIAFPEEFFFRGYLQRTLGGGWGAIIAASVLFALAHLLVICVFSGGSYCAQNVLTFFPSLVMGYLYMRTGNIWSSVFFHFAANIVYLSFRLA
- a CDS encoding NAD+ synthase gives rise to the protein MKQLRTGLSQINPSVGNITGNTKKITKVIEAARGLDIDILCFPELSVTGYPPEDLLLKPEFIDDNIRALDEIKKCCPDNMVVIVGFVDKKDDIFNSAAVIQRGELIDVYHKLRLPNYGVFDENRYFQSERRFPVYSMGKMTFGVTICEDIWYPGEPIRSQVLLGNAQIIFNLSASPYYMGKPLARERMLATRAVDYNTIIAYCNMVGGQDELVFDGNSMFIDEKGNIVATARHFEEDLLVCDVNTERVYKSRLNTPTIRKTRYELSFEENQLETFTLKTTKTKRKVKIPGKQTDPSGDPLKCAFSALVLGTGDYIRKNGFEKVVIGLSGGIDSSLTTVIATEAVGPSKVVGVSMPSMYSSKGSVTDAKKLAHNLGIELLSIPIEDVFRCYEEMFAEFFSGMESDVTEENIQARIRGNILMALSNKFGWLVLATSNKSELAVGYSTLYGDMSGGFAVIKDVPKTMVYELSHYYNRLRGKQIIPKSVIEKPPSAELCPDQKDIDSLPEYDTLDRILKAYVEDGLGVDDIVKLGEKRSVVRRVIRMVNTNEYKRRQSAPGIKITSLAFGKDRRFPITNLYKK